The nucleotide window AGCGGACTCCAGGTGGTGGAGACGGAGTTGGTGAGGGGCTTGAGCGTGGTCGGCTCGCTGAACACCTGGAGCGTCGCGATGATCGAGAAGAAGAAGGTGAGCACCAGCGACGGCACCACCATCGGGATCTTGATCCGCAGCGCGGTCTGCAGCGGGGTCGCGCCGTCCAGTTTCGCCGCCTCGTACACCTCGGCGGGGATGGCCTGCAGCGCGGTGTAGATGACGATCATGTTGAAGCCCGTGCCGCCCCACACCGCGATGTTGGACAGCGCGACGTACAGCGGCCCGCCGTCCAGCAGGTCCGGCTGCGGCAGGCCCAGCCGGTCGAGGACGAAGTAGAAGGGGCTGACGTCCGGGAGGTAGAGGAAACCCCAGAGCATCGCCGCGACGACACCGGGAATGGCGTACGGCAGGAAGATCGCGAGCCGGGTGACCGGCGCGAGGCGGACCCGGTCGGTGTCGAGCATCAGCGCGAACAGCAGCGCGAGCCCCAGCATCACCGGGACCACGATGGCGCCGTACCCGAGCACGCGTAGCGCTCCGGCCAGCAGTTCGGAGTCGGTGAGGGAGTCGGTGTAGTTCTCCAGGCCCGCCCAGACCTCGCTGCGGGCGCCCGTGCCCAGGCCCAGGCCCTTGACCTGGACCTTGTGCAGGCTGAGCCACACCGCGTAGCCGATGGGCAGCGCGAAGAAGAGGGCGAACAGGATCGTCGCGGGGAGGAGGAAGGCGTACGGGGCTCCCTTGGCCCCGTACGCCTTCCGGCGTGCGCTCGTCACTCCGCGACCTCGAAGCCCTGCTTCTCGAGGTCGGCGACGGTCTCGTCCTGCATCTTCGTCAGGGCCGTACCGAAGTCCGACTTGTTCTTGGCGGCCGAGCCGAAGGCGTCGTTGAACGTGCTGTACGCGACGTTCACGTTCGGGCCCCACGCGGAGGGCGCGGCGGTCTTCGCGATGGCGGCGGCCTGCGTGTAGAAGTCGGGCTGATCGGCGAAGTACGCCGGCGGCTCGGCGAAGGCGTCACCGGTCTGCGCGGTCGTGGCGGCCGGGTAGATGCCGCCCTCCTTGGCGAGCGCGGTCAGCGCCTGCGGGTCCGTGTTCAGCCAGGCGGCGAACTTCGCGGCGGCCGACCTGTGCTTCGAGTCGGTGGTGACGGCGGTGGACGAACCGCCCCAACTGCCGGTGACGTTCTCGGTGTCGGACCACTGCGGCAGCGGGGCCATCGCCCACTTGCCCTTGGTGTCGGGCGCGGCGGTGGTGAGGGTGCCCGGTGCCCAGACCGCGCTCACCCAGGCGATCTGCTTGCCGGTGTTCATCGCCTTGTTCCAGGCGGGCGTGTACATCGGCTGGTTGTCGACGGCGCCCTCCTTCACCAGGCCGCCCCAGAAGTCGGCGACCTTCCGCGTCGCCGCGTCGTCGATGCCGACCTTCCAGGTGTCGCCCTCGGTGGTCCACCACTTGGCACCGGCCTGCTGGGCGAGACCGGCGAACAGCCCGGAGTCGTTGGCGGAGAAGGTGGTCAGGTCCGTCTGCGGCGCCTTCTTCTTCAGCGCGCGGGCGGTCTCGGCGAACTGCTCCCAGGTCTCGGGGACTTCGAGGCCGTACTTCTTGAACAGGTCCTCGCGGTAGTAGAACATCATCGGCCCGGAGTCCTGCGGGATCGCGTACACCGCGTCCGAGCCCAGGGTGGTCTGCTGCCAGACGCCCTCGGCGAACTTGTCCTTCACCCCGTCCACGTCGCCGGCTATGTCGGCGAGCGCGTCGTTGCTGACCAGCGTCGGCAGGGCCTGGTACTCGGCCTGCACCAGGTCCGGGGCCTTCCTGGCCTTGTGCGCGGTCAGGATCTTGGTGACCAGGGTGTCGCCGGACGCCTGCTTCTTGACCGTGACGTCGATCCGGTCCTTCTTGCCCTGGCCCTGGTTCCACAGGTCGACGACCTTGTCCATGCCCGGCGCCCAGGCCCAGTACGTCAGCGAGACCGGCCCCGATCCGGCCCCGTCGTCCTCGTCGTCCGAGGACCCGCAGGCGGCGAGCGCGGAGGCGCCGAGCGTGACGGCGACCGAGATGGTCACGAGGCGACGCAGCTTCGTGTGTGGCATGGATGTATCTCCCTGACCGTGGTCTCCGCCTGCTGCGGAGGCCTGCCATGCTTCTGTGAGCGTTCACAGTAGAGAAACATCCCGGACACTTGTCAATGGTTGTAGCTGTGCGGTTATGTTGGCCTCGCGCCGCTGGCGCTGTGTGTGCACGTTCCCAGAAGATCGAATGACCGGGAGACATTTCCATGCCGGAGACCACCCCCAAGGGCCTCACCGGGCTCGCCTTCGGTGGGGACTACAACCCCGAGCAGTGGCCGGAGGCGGTCTGGCACGAGGACGTCCGGCTGATGCGCGAGGCCGGCGTCACGATGGTCAGCGTCGGCATCTTCTCCTGGGCGCTCCTGGAGCCCTCGCCGGGCGGCTACGACTTCGGCTGGCTCGACCGGGTACTGGACCTGCTGCACGAGAACGGCATACGCGCCGACCTCGGTACGCCGACCGTCGCGCCGCCCGCCTGGTTCTACCGCGAGCACCCCGAGGCGCTGCCCGTGGCCGCCGACGGCACCCGCTACGCGTTCGGCTCACGCGGCGCCATCTGCCACAGCAACCCGCACTACCGGTCGGCCGCCGCGGACATCACCACCCGGCTCGCCACCCGGTACGCCGGGCACCCCGCACTGGCCCTGTGGCACGTCCACAACGAGTACGGCGTCCCGGTCTCGGCCTGCTACTGCGACGGCTGCGCCGCCCACTTCCGCCGCTGGCTCGCCCGGACGTACGGCACGGTCGACGCGGTCAACGAGGCCTGGGGCACGGCCTTCTGGGGCCAGCGGTACGCGGACCTCGACCAGATCAACCCGCCCCGGCTGACCCCGACGGTCGGCAACCCGGGCCAGGCCCTCGACTACAAGCGGTTCGCCGACGCCACCATGCGCGAGAACTTCGTGGCCGAGCGGGACATCCTGCACCGCCTGGCGCCCGGCGTCCCGGTCACCACGAACTTCATGACCGCCCTCAGCCAGTGCGACTCCGTCGACTACTGGGCCTGGGGCCGCGAGGTCGACCTCGTCAGCAACGACCACTACCTGATCACCGACGGCCGCCGTACGCACGTCAACCTCGCGATGGCCGCCGACCTCACCCGCTCCGTGGCGGGCGGCGCCCCCTGGCTGCTGCTCGAACACTCCACGTCGGGCGTCAACTGGCAGGCCCGCAACCCCGCGAAGGCACCGGGCCAGATGGCCCGCAACTCGCTCGCCCATGTGGCGAGGGGCTCCGACGGCGCGATGTTCTTCCAGTGGCGGCAGTCCCGGCGCGGCGCGGAGAAGTTCCACTCGGCGATGCTCCCGCACGCCGGCACCGACTCCCGGGTGTGGCGCGAGGTGGTCGAACTCGGCGCGTCCGTGGACTCGTTGAGCCAGATCCGCGGCACCCGTACCGTGGCCGACGCCGCCGTCCTGTGGGACTGGCACTCCTGGTGGGCGCAGAACCTGGCCTGGCACCCGAGCGAGGACCACGACCCGCGCGAGCGCGCCGACGCCTTCTACGAGGCCCTCTACGACCGGCACCTCACCGTCGACTTCGCCCACCCGGAAGCCGACCTGTCGGCCTATCCCCTTGTCGTCGTACCGGCGCTCTACCTGATGACCGAGACCGCCGGACGGAACCTGACGCGGTACGTCGAGGGCGGCGGCACCCTCGTCGTCTCCTACTTCTCCGGCATCGTCGACGAGCACGACGCCGTGCACGAGGGCGCGTACCCCGGTCCGCTGCGCGATGTCCTCGGCCTGACGGTCGAGGAGTTCTCCCCGCTGCCGGCGGGCGGGCAGGTGCGCCTCGCCGGACCCGACGGGTCCGAGCTCGCCGGCGACGTGTGGAGCGAGTTCGTGGTGCCGCGCGGCGCGGAGACCGTGTGGACGTACGCCGACGGGCTCGCCGCCGGACGCCCCGCGGTCACCCGGCACCGGTTCGGTGCGGGATCCGCGTGGTACGTGTCGACGCGGCTCGGGGCCGCGGGGCTGGACGCGCTGATCGGCTGGACCGCCGACGACGCGCGGATCGCCCCGCGGGCCGATCTGCCGCGGGACGTCGAAGTGGTGCGGCGGGCGGGGGAGTCGGGCACGTTCCTCTTCGCGATCAACCACTCCGGTGCCGAGGTCAAGGTGCCGATCGAGGCGCACGGTACGGAGCTGCTCACCGGTGAGCGGGCCGCGGGGCGTCTCGCGGTGCCCGCGGGGGCCGTCCGGGTCGTACGCCTCGACGACTGACCCGGCCCACGGATTTCGCCCCCGCCGCCCTTTCCCGTCCCGACCTCGGGGGCTCGGCCCCCGAACCCCCGCTCCTCGAACGCCGGAGGGGCTGATTCTCAGCCCGTCCGGCGTTCGAGGACGAGCGCGAAGCGCGACAGCGGGGGTCTGGGGGCGCAGCCCCCAGGGACGGGAACGGGAAGGGGCGGCGGGGGCGGAGAACCAACCCCATCCACCGCACGTCGAAGGGACGACGGACGACGATGTTCCATCCCGGACGCACACTCAAGGCCCTGCTGCTGCCACTGGCAGCAGGCCTCGCCCTCACCCTGCTCCCCGCGCAGAGCGCCGACGCGGCCACCACCCTCACCAACCCCGGCTTCGAGTCCGACGGCACCGGCACGGCCACCCCGGCCGGCTGGTCCACCTACTCCGCCGCGGGCCAGAACGCCGCCTCGTTCACCGAGTCCGGCGGCCGCACCGGCAGCTACCGCCTCACCCACCACTCGGCCGCCGCCTACAAGGTGGAGACCTACCAGTACCTCTCCGGCCTCACCAACGGCACCTACAAGCTGACCGCCTGGGTCCGCTCGGGCGGCGGCCAGAACTCCGCGTACCTCGCGCTCAAGAACTGCGGGGGCGCGGAACAGCGCACCGACCTCCCGGTCTCGTCCAGCGGCTGGCTCCGTATCGTCGCCTCGGTCGCGGTGACGAACAACCGGTGCACGATCGCCGTCAACTCCGACGCGAAGGCGGGCAACTGGCTCAACGTGGACGACCTAGACCTTCACGGCCGGGTCGACCGGACTGGCCGTCAAGGGCTCGGACGTGTCCTCGCTCGCCAAGAGCGAGGCCAAGGGCGGGGTGTACAGGAACAGCTCCGGCACGGCCGGTGACGCCCTCGCCATCCTCAAGTCCGCCGGGCAGAACTACGCCCGCCTCAAGGTGTGGGTGAATCCCGCCGACGGCTACAACGACAAGGCGCGCGTCCTCGCGACCGCCAAGCGCGTCAAGGCGCAGGGCATGAAGCTTCTCGTCGACTTCCACTACTCGGACACCTGGGCCGATCCGGGCGCCCAGTCCAAGCCCGCCGCCTGGTCCGGCCATTCCTACAGCCGGCTCAGGACCGACGTCCACAACCACACGTACGACGTCCTGAACGCCCTGAAGGCCCAGGGCACCACGGCCGACATGGTGCAGGTGGGCAACGAGATCAACGGCGGCATGCTCTGGAACGAGGGCTCCACCTCGAACTGGCCGCAGCTCGCCGGACTGCTCAACTCGGGCTACGACGCGGTCAAGGCGGTCAGCCCGGGCACGACCGTGGCGATCCACCTCGCCAAGGGCGGCGACCTGGCCGGCACCCGCTGGTGGTTCGACAACGCGGTGTCCAACGGCGTGAAGTTCGATGTCGTCGGGCTGTCCTACTACGGCTACTGGCACGGCACGCTCGCCGACTTCCAGACGACCCTGGACGACACGGCGTCCCGTTACGGCAAGCCGGTGTACCTCGCCGAGACGGCCTATCCCTTCCGGCTGGACAGCGAGGACCCCACCGAGAACATCATCGACCTCGCGAGCGAACTCGTCCCCGGCTACGCCGCCTCGACGGCCGGCCAGACGCAGTGGATGAAGGACGTGGCGAGCATCGTGGAGGCCGTCCCGAACGGCCGCGGCCTCGGCATCTTCTACTGGGAGTCCACCTGGACCGCGGTGACCGGCAACGGCTGGGACCCGGCGGACCCCTCGTCCGGCAACGGCTGGGAGAACCAGGCCCTGTTCGGGTACGACGACAGGGCGCTGCCGGCGATGGCGTGGTTCGGCCACCGGTGACGCTCCGAGGGCGGACGCGGGTGTGACGAAGGGGAGCCGGCCTCCGTCGCACCCGCGTCCGCCCTCCCTCACCCGTCGCGCCGGAACGGCTCGCGCAGCTTGAACTTCTGCAGCTTCCCGGTCGCCGTACGCGGCAGGGACTCCACGAAGTCGATCCGCTTGGGCGTCTTGAAACCGGCGAGTCGCGTACGGCAGTGGGCGATCAGCTCGTCGGCGGTGACACCGGATCCGTCCGCCACCACGAGCGCGGTCACCGCCTCGCCCCACTTGGCGTCCGGGATGCCGATGACCGCCACCTCGCGGACCGCCGGATGCGAGGTGATCACGTCCTCCACCTCGATCGAGGAGACGTTCTCGCCGCCCGAGATGATGACGTCCTTCTTGCGGTCGGAGATCACCAGGTACCCCTCGTCGTCGAGGTAACCGCCGTCCCCGGTGTGGAACCAGCCGCCGGCCTGGGCCTTCGCCGTCTCCTCGGGCTGCTCCCAGTAGCCCTCCAGGTTGTGGTTGGACGCGGTCAGCACCTCCCCGTCCCCGTCGACGTCCACGCGTACGCCGAGCGCGGGCACGCCGGCCCGCCCGAGCCTGCGGGCACGCTCTCCGGGTTCCAGGCCGTCCCACTCCGCGCGGCCGCGGTTGACCGTGACGAGCGGCGAGGTCTCGGTCAGCCCGTAGATCTGGATGAACTCCCAGCCCAGCTCGACCGTCACCCGCTCGATCGTGCGGGTCGGGGGCGGCGCGCCCGCGCAGACGATACGGACCCGGTCGCGGCCGGGGATCCGACCCTCCCAGTCCGCGGCGGCGTCGAGCACGGTGTTCAGGACGGCCGGCGCCGCGCACATCAGGGTGACGCCGTGCCGCTCGACGCGGCGCAGGATCTCGGCCCCGTCGACCTGGCGGAGCACGATGTGCCGGCCGCCGACGCCCGTGACGCCGTACGGCATGCCCCAGCCGTTGGCGTGGAACATCGGGAGGGTGTGCAGATAGACGTCACGGTCGCTGATCGTGGTGTGCAGCCCGAACACGGCGGCGTTCAGCCACAGGTTGCGGTGCGTGAGCCGAACCCCCTTGGGGCGGGCGGTCGTTCCGGACGTGTAGTTGACGCTGGCCGTCGCCCCCTCGTCCGGCTCCGCCCACTCCCGCGGCTCGGCCCCGTGCAGGAACAGGTCCTCGTCGTCACCGAGGACGAACCTGTGCTTGACGTCGAGCGAGTCGAGCACCGCCGCGCAGGAGGCGTCCGCGTAGACGACCGAGGCGCCGGAGTGCCGCACGATGTAGTCGATCTCCGACCGCGTGAGCCGGAAGTTCACCGGTACGAGGACGCGCCCCCAGCCGGAGACACCGAAGAACGACGTCAGCAGGCGCGCCGAGTTCTGCGAGACCACCGCGACCCGGCCGCCCACCGGGACGTCCAGCCGGTCGAGCTTCGCCGCCTGCGCGCGGGCGAGTGCCGCCAGCTCCCGGTAGGTGACGTCGCCGAGACCCGGTCCGGGCTGGTCCGGTTCGTCGACGACGGCGACGCGGTCCGGATAGACATGGGCCGCACGGTCGAGGAAGTCACGGACGGTCAACGGGTAGTACACGACAGCACCTCCGGGTCGGTGTTTCCTTCCTACCTCGCCGGACCACCGCCGTACCCTCCGTGGACCCGTTGCGCATCGGCACGGCCTCGGAGTACCGTCCGACACACCTATTCAATATGTTGAGTATGAGCAGGGGCGCGAGTGCCCGCACGGGCTGCCCGTACGAGCGATGAGAGAGTTCAGAGGTGGACGATGACGCACCCCTTCCGCAAGGCGGTCGAGGACGGCGACCACGCGGCCCTGGTCGACCTGCTCGCCGAGGACGTCGTGTTCACCAGCCCGGTGGTCTTCAAGCCGTACGCCGGAAAGCCGGTCACCTCCGCGATCCTGGGCGCCGTCATGGAGGTGTTCGAGGAATTCCGCTACGTCCGGGAGATCGCGGACTCCGGCGGCCGTGACCTCGCCCTCGTCTTCGAGGCCCGGGTGGGGGACCGTACCCTCCAGGGCTGCGACTTCCTGCACTTCGACGAGAGCGGCCGGGTCGACGACTTCACGGTCATGGTCCGTCCCCTGTCGGCGGCCCAGGCGCTGCAGGAGGCGATGGCGGCCCGCTTCGACGCCGTCGCCGCGAACGCGGCGGGTGCGTCCTGACCGCCACCGGGAGTTAGCCTGATCTCCTGCCACGACCGGGAGACACGCACGTATGACCACCCCTCGCCCCGAGACGGCGGACGGCCTCGGAGGACCTTCCGTGCCCGCCCGGCGGGAACCGGTGCTGCGGGGGCAGTGGTCCGTGGTGGCGGCGGTCTCGGTGGGCGGCGCGGCCGGCGCGTCGGCGCGCTACGGGGCCGCCCTGCTCTGGCCGGGAAGCAGGGGCGGCTTCCCCTGGACCACGTTCTGGGTCAACGTCGTGGGCTGTTTCGTGATCGGCGTCCTCATGGTCCTGGTCACCGAGGTGTGGGCGCCCCACCGGCTGGTCCGCCCCTTCTTCGGCACCGGGGTGCTCGGCGGCTTCACCACCTTCTCGACGTACGCCGTCGACATCCAGCGGCTGCTGGACGCCGGCCGGCCCCGTACCGCCCTGGTCTACCTCGCGGTCACCCTCGTGGCGACGCTCGCGGCGGTCCGGCTGGCCGTCGCGGTGACGCGCGTCCGCGCGCGACGGTCGGGGTGGGGAGCCGCCGCGGCCGCCGAGGGCGAGGGCTCCTCGTGAACTGGTTGCTGGTGATCGCCGGCGCCATGATCGGCGCACCCCTGCGCCATCTCACCGACCGCGCGGTGCGGTCCCGGTACGGTTCCGCCTTCCCCTGGGGCACCTTCACGGTGAACGTCACCGGCTGCCTGATCCTCGGCACCCTGACCGGCGCGGCCGCGGCGGGAGCGGCCTCCTCCCACCTCCAGCTGCTGCTCGGCACGGGCCTGTGCGGCGCCCTCACCACGTACTCGACGTTCTCGTACGAGACCCTGCGCCTGGCCGAGAGCGGGGCCCGCCTCCACGCCGGCCTCAACGCGGTCGCGAGCGTGGCGGCGGGCCTGGGAGCCGCGTTCGCGGGTGTCACGGCGGCCGAGGCGATCTGGGGATGAGCGCGGCGGCCGCTCCCGAAGAGCGGGGCGGCCCGGCCGGTGGCTCGTCCGCGTCCCACGGTGAGCACCTGTCCGGCCGGCACCTGTGCGCCGTTCCTCGCAGGGGCAACCTTGACAGTCGCCTCCCGCGCCCCGGAGGATCACCCCCGTGAACCTGTCAGACAGCCAGACAGCCGGCTCCGTACCGCCGCCGAGGCGCATCAGCGCCATGGAGGCCGTGCTCGGGCACCTGCGTGGCGCCATCGAGCGCGGTGAGTACGCCGTGGGGGACAAGCTGCCCTCCGAGGCGGAGCTGTGCCGGCGGCTGGAGGTCAGCCGGCCCGTGCTGCGCGAGGCGCTGCGCGCCCTGCAGACCATGGGGCTGACCGTGTCCCGGACCGGCAAGGGCACGTTCGTCGTGTCGAGCGGCCCCGTCGAGAACCCCACCTTCGGCGACTACACGGCCAGTGACCTGATGGAGGTACGGCGGCACGTCGAGATCCCGGTGGCCGGGTACGCCGCCGTGCGCCGGACACCCGAGGACCTCGACCACCTGGCCCGCCTGCTCGACCGGATGGAGCGCGAACGGGACACCACCGCGTGGGCCGCCATGGACACGCTGTTCCACCTCGCCGTGGCGCAGGCCGCACAGAATCCGGTCTTCCGCCGCGTCATCGAGGAGATCCGGGACGCGCTGGCCCGGCAGTCGGCGTTCCTCAACGAGCTCGGCGGCCGTCGCGAGCAGTCCGACCGCGAACACCGTGCCATCGTCGACGCCCTCGTCGACGGCAGCGCACCCGACGCGACCGAGGCGATGGCACACCACCTCGACCGGGTCGGGACGACCCTCACCGCGATCGTGCGCCCCGGACGCACCGGGCGCACCGATCAGGCGGACACCCCCACAGAAGGCGAAACACAGGCGTGAGCGAGCAGTACCTCGAAGAACAGACAGGACGGGCAGGGAAGGAGGGGAGGGCGGGCGGTCACGTCGACGCCGGTGACGCGGGGTACAGCAAGTCCCTGAAGTCCCGGCACGTCAACATGATCGCCATCGGCGGGGCCATCGGCACCGGCCTCTTCCTCGGCGCCGGCGGCCGGCTCGCCGACGCGGGCCCGTCGCTCTTCATCGCGTACGCCGTCTGCGGGATCTTCGCCTTCCTGGTCGTGCGGGCCCTCGGCGAACTCGTCCTGTACCGGCCGTCCTCGGGCGCCTTCGTGTCGTACGCGCGGGAGTTCCTCGGCGAGAAGGGCGCCTACACCGCGGGCTGGATGTACTTCCTGAACTGGGCGACCACCGGCGTCGCGGACATCACCGCGGTCGCCACCTACACCCACTACTGGGGCATGTTCTCCGACATCCCGCAGTGGGTGATCGCCCTGGTCGCGCTGACGGTCGTGCTCACCGTGAACCTCATCTCCGTGAAGATCTTCGGAGAGCTGGAGTTCTGGTTCGCGATCGTCAAGGTGGGCGCGCTCGTCGCCTTCATGCTGATCGGGATCTTCGTGCTGGTCACCCGGCAGCCCGTCGACGGAGCCGTCCCCGGCCCGTCCCTCGTCGGCGACAACGGCGGCCTCTTCCCCAACGGCCTGCTGCCGATGCTGCTGATCGTCCAGGGCGTCGTCTTCGCGTACGCCTCCGTCGAACTGGTCGGCGTCGCGGCGGGCGAGACGGAGAACCCCGAGAAGATCCTGCCGAAGGCCATCAACTCGATCATGTGGCGTGTCGGGCTCTTCTACGTCGGCTCGGTGCTGCTGCTGTCCATGCTGCTGCCCTGGAACACGTACACCGCCGGGGAGAGCCCCTTCGTGACCGTGCTCTCCCGCATCGGCATCCCGGCCGCGGGCGGCGTGATGAACCTCGTCGTGATGACCGCCGCCATGTCCAGCCTCAACTCCGGGCTCTACTCGACCGGCCGCATCCTGCGCTCCATGTCGGTGTCCGGCTCGGCGCCCCGGTTCACCTCCGTGATGAGCCGCAGCCAGGTCCCGTACGGCGGAATCCTGCTCACCAGCGGCATCTGCGTACTCGGGGTCGGGCTCAACTTCGTCGTCCCCGCCGACGCCTTCGAGATCGTGCTCAACTTCGCGGCACTCGGCATCCTCGCCACCTGGGGCATGATCATGATCTGTCATCTGCAGTTCTGGCGGAAGACCGAGGAGGGCGAGCTGGACCGCCCGGCCTACCGGCTGCCGGGCTCGCCCTGGACCGAACTCGTGACCCTCGTCTTCCTCGCCGCCGTGCTCGTCCTCATGTACGCGGACGGGGGAGCGGGCCGTACGACGGTGCTGTGCCTGCCGCTGATCGCGGCGGCGCTGGTGGCGGGCTGGTACGGGGTACGCGGCCGGGTCGCGGCCGTGCGCAAGAACGGGGTGGACGCATGAGCATCGACGCCCTCGCCGGGTGCGGGAGTTCACTCGCCGCCGCGCCCCCCGTCCGGGAACCGCTGCACGCGCCCGTCGCCCATCTCGTCCGCGGGGGTGTCATCGAGGGCGTCCACTACGGTTCGGTGGTCGTGCTGGCCGCCGACGGGAGCGTGGAGCTGCAGACCGGCGACGTGGAAGCGGCCTTCTACCCGCGTTCGGCGCTCAAGCCGGTGCAGGCGGTGGCGATGGTCCGGGCGGGGCTGCCGCTCGAGGGGGACCTGCTGTCCCTGGCCGCGGCCAGCCACTCCGGCGAGGAGCGCCATCTCGCCGGTACGCGGCGGATCCTGGAACTCGCCGGTCTGACCGAGGACGATCTGCGCAACGTCCCGGACCTGCCCTTCGACCCGGTCGTACGGGAGGACTGGGTGCGCGCGGGGCGACTGCCGTCGAGGCTCGCGCAGAACTGCTCGGGCAAGCACGCGGCGATGCTGTACACGGCGCGGCTGAACGGGTGGTCGCTGGACGACTACCTCGATCCCGCGCATCCGCTCCAGCAGGCGATCGCGGAGATCGTCGAGGACCTGACCGGGCAGGGCATCGCGCAGGTCACGGTCGACGGGTGCGGGGCTCCGCTGTTCGCCGTCTCCCTGCACGGCCTGGCGCGGGCGGCCGCCCGGATCACGACGGCCCCGTCCGGTACGCCCGAGGCGCGGGTCGCCGACGCGATGCGCCTGCACGCCGAGATGGCGTCCGGGTCGGGGCGGGACGTGGCCGCGCTGATGCGCGCGGTGCCGGGGCTGCTGGCCAAGGACGGCTTCGAGGGCGTGCAGGTCGCCGCGCTGCCGGACGGGCGGGCGGTCGCGGTGAAGATAGCGGA belongs to Streptomyces sp. V3I8 and includes:
- a CDS encoding asparaginase, whose product is MSIDALAGCGSSLAAAPPVREPLHAPVAHLVRGGVIEGVHYGSVVVLAADGSVELQTGDVEAAFYPRSALKPVQAVAMVRAGLPLEGDLLSLAAASHSGEERHLAGTRRILELAGLTEDDLRNVPDLPFDPVVREDWVRAGRLPSRLAQNCSGKHAAMLYTARLNGWSLDDYLDPAHPLQQAIAEIVEDLTGQGIAQVTVDGCGAPLFAVSLHGLARAAARITTAPSGTPEARVADAMRLHAEMASGSGRDVAALMRAVPGLLAKDGFEGVQVAALPDGRAVAVKIADGADRARIPVAAAALARAGVPAEALTEFAGAPLLGGGAVVGHIRPTRALDPLTRL